One part of the Vitis riparia cultivar Riparia Gloire de Montpellier isolate 1030 chromosome 6, EGFV_Vit.rip_1.0, whole genome shotgun sequence genome encodes these proteins:
- the LOC117915701 gene encoding non-specific phospholipase C2, which produces MSITKHSSSMEILIFFIHLLLCTTVTPLSSPIKTIVVLVMENRSFDHMLGWMKQINPQINGVDGSEYNPISPSDPTSPLVFFTNTSHYVDADPPHSFQAIREQIFGSGNASADHPPMNGFAQQATTTSAAPQTVMSGFDPSMVAVYKTLVSEFAVFDRWFASVPASTQPNRLFVHSATSAGATGNIPTMLAKGYPQRTIFDNLDAAGVPFGIYYQNIPATLFYQSLRKLKYLDKFHFYGLSFERHAREGKLPGYTVIEQRYMDTKVEPGNDDHPSHDVYEGQMFVKEVYETLRASPQWNETLLVITYDEHGGFYDHVPTPVRGVPSPDGIAGPEPFLFGFDRLGVRVPTIMVSPWIDKGTVVHGPNGSPFPTSEYEHSSIPATVKKIFNLSSPFLTKRDEWAGTFEGIVQTRTQPRTDCPEQLPTPVRMRKGEANESAKLSEFQEELVQLAAVLKGDNILTSYPEKIGKQMNVKQGKKYMEDAVKQFLEAGLSAKRMGVNEEQIVKMRPSLTTRSP; this is translated from the exons ATGTCCATCACCAAGCACAGCTCTTCAATGGAGATCCTCATCTTCTTTATACACCTACTCCTCTGCACCACTGTGACTCCTTTATCAAGCCCCATCAAGACCATCGTCGTGCTGGTAATGGAGAACCGCTCCTTCGACCATATGCTCGGTTGGATGAAACAAATCAACCCACAAATCAACGGCGTCGATGGTTCTGAATATAACCCCATCTCTCCATCCGACCCAACCTCCCCTCTCGTCTTCTTCACCAACACCTCCCACTACGTGGACGCCGACCCACCCCACTCCTTCCAGGCCATTCGCGAGCAAATATTCGGTTCCGGCAACGCCTCCGCCGACCATCCACCAATGAACGGCTTCGCCCAACAAGCCACCACCACCTCCGCCGCCCCCCAAACCGTCATGTCCGGCTTCGACCCCTCCATGGTCGCCGTCTACAAAACCCTCGTCTCGGAGTTCGCCGTCTTCGACAGGTGGTTCGCCTCCGTTCCGGCGTCCACCCAACCCAACCGCCTCTTCGTCCACTCCGCCACCTCCGCCGGCGCCACCGGCAACATCCCGACAATGCTGGCCAAGGGCTACCCCCAGCGAACCATCTTCGACAATCTGGACGCCGCAGGAGTTCCATTCGGAATATACTACCAGAATATTCCGGCGACACTGTTCTACCAGAGCTTGAGGAAGCTCAAGTATCTCGACAAATTCCATTTCTATGGTTTGTCCTTTGAGAGGCACGCGCGGGAGGGGAAGCTGCCAGGGTATACTGTGATAGAGCAGCGGTACATGGACACTAAGGTGGAGCCGGGGAACGACGACCATCCGTCGCACGATGTGTATGAGGGACAGATGTTTGTGAAGGAGGTGTACGAGACACTAAGGGCGAGCCCGCAGTGGAACGAGACTCTGTTGGTGATCACCTACGACGAGCATGGCGGATTTTATGATCACGTGCCGACACCGGTCCGAGGGGTGCCGAGCCCGGACGGGATAGCGGGGCCAGAGCCGTTTCTTTTTGGGTTCGACCGTTTGGGTGTTAGGGTCCCAACCATCATGGTCTCACCATGGATTGACAAGGGCACTG TTGTTCATGGGCCTAATGGATCACCATTCCCGACATCGGAGTATGAGCATTCATCCATTCCGGCAACCGTAAAGAAGATCTTCAACCTGAGCTCTCCTTTCCTAACCAAGAGGGACGAATGGGCCGGCACCTTTGAAGGGATTGTCCAGACCCGGACCCAACCCAGAACTGATTGTCCAG AGCAACTTCCAACTCCGGTGAGAATGAGGAAGGGAGAGGCAAATGAGAGTGCGAAGCTTAGTGAATTCCAGGAAGAGCTAGTGCAGCTTGCAGCAGTGCTGAAAGGAGACAACATCCTGACAAGTTACCCAGAAAAGATTGGGAAGCAAATGAACGTGAAGCAAGGGAAGAAGTATATGGAAGACGCAGTGAAACAGTTCCTCGAGGCAGGGCTTTCTGCTAAGAGAATGGGTGTTAATGAAGAACAAATTGTCAAAATGAGGCCATCCCTCACCACAAGATCACCATAA
- the LOC117915599 gene encoding hydroxyproline O-arabinosyltransferase RDN1-like: MIVRKSMGRASPLLLVLLALGFFFATYNLLTMIMHNRGSGLGNWMTDDFDVFDPITRMTKETKKVGNRNLYFHVALTATDAPYSQWQCRIMYYWYKKVKDMPGSEMGGFTRVLHSGSPDSLMDEIPTFVVYPLPDGLDRGYIVLNRPWAFVQWLEKATIEEEYILMAEPDHIFVNPLPNLAHGGHPAGFPFFYIKPADNEKIIRKFYPKEKGPVTDVDPIGNSPVIIEKSQLEEIAPTWMNISLRMKDDPETDKAFGWVLEMYAYAVASALHGVQHILRKDFMLQPPWDLEVGKKFIIHYTYGCDYNLKGELTYGKIGKWRFDKRSFLSGPPPKNLTLPPPGVPESVVRLVQMVNEATANIPGWDVE, translated from the exons ATGATTGTGAGGAAAAGCATGGGTCGTGCATCGCCACTGCTTTTGGTGCTTCTAGCACTAGGGTTTTTCTTTGCTACCTATAATTTATTAACTATGATAATGCACAACAGAGGGAGTGGTTTGGGGAATTGGATGACAGATGATTTCGATGTCTTTGATCCCATTACTAGGATGACTAAGGAGACAAAGAAAGTGGGGAATCGTAATTTGTATTTCCATGTCGCCCTTACGGCAACTGATGCTCCCTATAGTCAATGGCAGTGTCGGATTATGTACTATTGGTATAAGAAAGTGAAAGACATGCCTGGATCAGAAATGGGAGGGTTCACCCGGGTATTGCATTCAGGAAGTCCTGATAGTTTGATGGATGAGATTCCGACTTTTGTGGTTTATCCCCTTCCTGATGGGCTGGATCGG GGATACATTGTCTTAAATAGACCATGGGCATTTGTGCAATGGCTGGAAAAAGCTACAATTGAGGAAGA ATATATTCTAATGGCAGAGCCTGACCACATATTTGTAAATCCTTTACCTAACTTGGCACATGGAGGCCATCCAGCAGGGTTCCCATTTTTCTACATCAAACCGGCTGACAATGAGAAAATTATAAGGAAGTTTTATCCCAAGGAGAAGGGTCCTGTCACCGATGTTGATCCAATTGGAAATTCTCCTGTAATTATTGAAAAG TCCCAACTGGAGGAAATTGCACCTACATGGATGAATATTTCTTTGAGAATGAAAGATGATCCAGAGACAGATAAAGCTTTTGGATGGGTGCTAGAAAT GTATGCATATGCTGTTGCATCTGCATTGCATGGTGTGCAGCATATCCTTCGTAAAGACTTCATGCTACAG CCTCCATGGGATTTGGAAGTTGGGAAGAAGTTTATTATCCATTATACATATGGATGTGACTACAATTTGAAG GGAGAGCTGACATATGGAAAGATTGGAAAATGGCGTTTTGACAAGAGATCATTTCTTAGTGGCCCTCCACCAAAGAATCTCACCCTACCTCCTCCAGGTGTTCCTGAAAGTGTG GTAAGACTTGTACAAATGGTGAATGAGGCTACTGCTAATATTCCTGGGTGGGATGTGGAGTAA